In Pseudoduganella albidiflava, a single window of DNA contains:
- the xdhC gene encoding xanthine dehydrogenase accessory protein XdhC, with amino-acid sequence MNEWLTTTTAPAVLVTVARVEGSAPREPGAKFLVTKNTLHDTIGGGHLELRAVEIAREMLAAGATEVRHERFGLGPSLGQCCGGVVWLLFEPVTDSVAEMLTVLRGDRTSDFWRVASIAGRPRNAVFDAEGTLVAGELDVPRHFPRTSSAIVLPEGWLVDPVAAPAAHLVLFGAGHVGAAIVRALAELPCTVTWVDERDDMFPAQVPANVIVEATDTPEAVVASAPPGASYLVLTHSHALDERLSAAILARDSVGWFGLIGSKTKRVLFERRLLARGLPAERIDAMVCPIGVPGITDKAPAAIAVSVAAQLLMTWEAQAHAAAAMPRQPALQEN; translated from the coding sequence ATGAACGAATGGCTGACGACAACCACCGCACCGGCGGTGCTGGTAACGGTGGCGCGGGTCGAGGGATCGGCGCCGCGCGAGCCGGGCGCGAAGTTTCTCGTGACGAAAAACACGCTGCACGACACGATCGGCGGCGGCCACCTGGAACTGCGCGCGGTGGAGATCGCCCGCGAGATGCTGGCCGCCGGTGCCACCGAGGTGCGCCATGAGCGCTTCGGCCTCGGCCCCAGCCTGGGCCAGTGCTGCGGCGGCGTCGTCTGGCTGCTGTTCGAACCGGTGACGGACTCCGTCGCCGAGATGCTCACTGTATTGCGTGGCGACAGGACCAGCGACTTCTGGCGCGTCGCGTCGATCGCCGGCCGGCCACGCAACGCGGTGTTCGATGCGGAAGGCACGCTGGTCGCGGGCGAACTGGATGTGCCGCGTCACTTCCCGCGCACCTCCAGCGCCATCGTGCTGCCCGAGGGCTGGCTGGTCGACCCGGTCGCGGCCCCGGCGGCGCACCTGGTGCTGTTCGGCGCCGGCCACGTGGGTGCCGCGATCGTGCGGGCACTGGCGGAGCTGCCGTGCACCGTCACGTGGGTGGACGAGCGCGACGACATGTTCCCGGCGCAGGTGCCCGCCAACGTGATCGTCGAAGCGACCGATACCCCGGAAGCCGTGGTAGCATCGGCCCCACCTGGCGCCAGCTACCTCGTGCTGACCCACAGCCATGCGCTGGACGAACGCCTGTCCGCCGCCATCCTGGCGCGCGACAGCGTGGGCTGGTTCGGCCTGATCGGCTCGAAAACCAAACGGGTGCTGTTCGAACGCCGGCTGCTGGCGCGCGGCTTGCCGGCGGAGCGCATCGATGCGATGGTCTGCCCGATCGGCGTGCCCGGCATTACCGACAAGGCACCCGCCGCCATCGCCGTCTCCGTGGCGGCGCAATTACTGATGACCTGGGAAGCGCAGGCGCACGCGGCCGCCGCGATGCCGCGCCAACCCGCCCTGCAAGAGAACTGA
- the xdhB gene encoding xanthine dehydrogenase molybdopterin binding subunit, producing the protein MNHPAIPELKAAIPELAGAAWSGVGLSRKHESAELHVLGQATYTDDIPELQGTLHAALGLSTKAHANITAMDLEPVKNSPGVVAVFTATDIPGVNDMGPIIHDDPILSPGLVQYVGQPIFIVVADTHTNARRAARKAVITYDELPAIFTPQQAKAAGSYVLPPMKLLKGDAQAAFERAPRKVKGELFVGGQEQFYLEGQISYAIPKENRGMFVQCSTQHPSEMLHLVAHALGLNSHNVTVECRRMGGGFGGKESQSALWAICASLAAFKLKVPVKLRADRDDDMIVTGKRHCFFYEYEVGYDDAGRIVAAKVDMTSRAGYSADLSGPVATRAICHFDNCYYLSDADIRAGAGKTNTQSNTAFRGFGGPQGAIAMEYIIDEIARELGKDALDIRRLNFYGTDERNVTPYGQLVEGNVLPELTARLEATSEYRARREAIEKFNATSPVLKKGLAFTPLKFGIAFNVTHLNQAGALVHVYVDGSVLVNHGGTEMGQGVNTKVMQVVAHELGLDMCHVRITATDTSKVANTSATAASTGADLNGKAAQDAARQIKERLAKFAVEQHGGDVASVRFEDDHVHVNGQAIRWHVLVGQAYLKRVQLWSDGFYATPHLSWDPKSMNGHPFSYYAFGAAVSEVIVDTLTGEWRLLRADALYDAGKSLNPAIDIGQVEGAFIQGMGWLTTEQLWWNANGKLMTHAPSTYKIPGISDCPQDFRVNLFEQPNVADSIHRSKAVGEPPLLLPFSVFFAIRDAISAVGNHQVNPPLNAPATSEEILRAIDAVTAKVAN; encoded by the coding sequence ATGAACCATCCCGCCATCCCCGAACTGAAGGCCGCCATCCCCGAGCTGGCAGGTGCCGCATGGTCTGGCGTCGGCCTGTCGCGCAAGCATGAATCGGCCGAGCTGCACGTGCTGGGCCAGGCCACCTACACGGACGACATCCCCGAGCTGCAAGGCACGCTGCACGCCGCGCTGGGCCTGTCGACCAAGGCGCACGCCAACATCACCGCCATGGACCTGGAGCCGGTCAAGAACTCCCCGGGCGTCGTCGCCGTGTTCACCGCCACCGATATCCCCGGCGTCAACGACATGGGTCCGATCATCCACGACGATCCGATCCTGTCGCCCGGCCTGGTGCAATACGTGGGCCAGCCGATCTTCATCGTCGTCGCCGACACGCACACCAACGCGCGCCGCGCCGCCCGCAAGGCCGTGATCACGTACGACGAACTGCCGGCCATTTTCACGCCGCAGCAGGCGAAAGCCGCGGGCTCGTACGTGCTGCCGCCGATGAAGCTGCTGAAGGGCGATGCGCAGGCCGCGTTCGAGCGCGCCCCGCGCAAGGTCAAGGGCGAACTGTTCGTCGGCGGCCAGGAGCAGTTCTACCTGGAAGGCCAGATCTCGTACGCGATCCCGAAGGAAAACCGCGGCATGTTCGTGCAGTGCTCCACCCAGCACCCGAGCGAGATGCTGCACCTGGTCGCGCATGCGCTGGGCCTGAATTCGCACAACGTGACGGTCGAGTGCCGCCGCATGGGCGGCGGCTTCGGCGGCAAGGAATCGCAGTCCGCGCTGTGGGCGATCTGCGCCTCGCTGGCCGCGTTCAAGCTGAAAGTGCCGGTCAAGCTGCGCGCCGACCGCGACGACGACATGATCGTCACCGGCAAGCGCCACTGCTTCTTCTATGAGTACGAAGTGGGTTACGACGACGCGGGGCGCATCGTTGCCGCCAAGGTGGACATGACGTCGCGCGCCGGCTACTCGGCCGACCTGTCCGGCCCCGTGGCGACCCGGGCGATCTGCCACTTCGACAATTGCTACTACCTGTCCGATGCCGACATCCGTGCCGGCGCCGGCAAGACCAACACGCAGTCGAACACCGCGTTCCGCGGCTTCGGCGGGCCGCAGGGCGCGATCGCGATGGAATACATCATCGACGAGATCGCCCGCGAACTGGGCAAGGATGCGCTGGATATCCGCCGCCTGAATTTCTACGGCACCGACGAGCGCAATGTCACCCCGTACGGCCAGCTCGTCGAAGGCAACGTGCTGCCGGAACTGACCGCGCGGCTGGAAGCCACCAGCGAATACCGCGCGCGCCGCGAAGCCATCGAGAAATTCAACGCCACCAGCCCGGTGCTGAAGAAGGGCCTGGCCTTCACGCCGCTGAAATTCGGCATCGCGTTCAACGTCACGCACCTGAACCAGGCCGGCGCGCTGGTGCACGTGTATGTCGACGGCTCGGTGCTGGTCAACCATGGCGGCACCGAGATGGGGCAGGGCGTCAACACCAAGGTGATGCAGGTGGTGGCCCACGAACTGGGGCTGGACATGTGCCACGTGCGCATCACCGCCACCGATACCAGCAAGGTCGCCAACACGTCGGCCACCGCGGCATCGACCGGCGCGGACCTGAACGGCAAGGCGGCGCAGGATGCGGCCCGGCAGATCAAGGAGCGTCTTGCAAAGTTCGCCGTCGAACAGCATGGCGGCGACGTCGCTTCTGTGCGCTTCGAGGACGATCACGTGCATGTCAACGGCCAGGCTATCCGCTGGCACGTGCTGGTAGGCCAGGCCTACCTGAAGCGCGTGCAGCTGTGGTCGGACGGTTTCTACGCCACGCCGCACCTGTCGTGGGATCCGAAGTCGATGAACGGCCATCCGTTCTCGTACTACGCGTTCGGCGCGGCGGTCTCCGAAGTGATCGTCGACACGCTGACCGGCGAATGGCGCCTGCTGCGCGCCGATGCGCTGTACGACGCCGGCAAGTCGCTGAACCCGGCCATCGATATCGGCCAGGTCGAAGGCGCGTTCATCCAGGGCATGGGCTGGCTGACCACCGAGCAGCTGTGGTGGAACGCGAACGGCAAGCTGATGACGCATGCGCCATCCACGTACAAGATCCCCGGCATTTCCGACTGCCCGCAGGACTTCCGCGTGAACCTGTTCGAGCAACCGAACGTGGCCGACAGCATCCACCGCTCGAAAGCGGTCGGCGAACCGCCGCTGCTGCTGCCGTTCTCGGTGTTCTTCGCCATCCGCGACGCCATCTCCGCCGTGGGCAACCACCAGGTGAACCCGCCGCTGAACGCCCCCGCCACCAGCGAGGAAATCCTGCGCGCGATCGATGCCGTGACCGCGAAAGTTGCAAATTAA
- the xdhA gene encoding xanthine dehydrogenase small subunit — translation MSEPIRFYFRGAVHEVQGADTTQTVLQHLREDLHCTGTKEGCAEGDCGACTVVVGSLVDGKVELKAVNSCIQLTPTLDGKALFTVEDLQQPNGDLHPVQQALVECHGSQCGFCTPGFAMSLWGMYLKVEGRTPERKEIDDCLSGNLCRCTGYRPIIDAARRMTELPAVDFDTTGLAEQLQALKRDKLSTYAANGQTFHAPRTLEELAQLRAEHPAATLLAGSTDVGLWITKQMRALTDIIYLGHVEALKSVTLDAASHDRPMLEIGAGVALDEAYGKLCEYYPAELSELRQRFASLPIRNAGTLGGNVANGSPIGDSMPWMIALGSEVVLHSAAGDRTLPMDAFYLDYMKKDMRPGEFVRAVRVPLPRANVAFRTYKLAKRFDQDISAVCAAYAFELDGGKVVDAHICYGGMAGTPKRAAQAEAVLNGRVWSEEALAEAIAALAQDYAPLTDMRASSTYRMRTAQNLLRRFWLETRIDAPLANADVNAFAAA, via the coding sequence ATGTCCGAACCGATCCGCTTTTACTTCCGCGGCGCCGTGCACGAAGTGCAAGGCGCCGATACCACGCAAACCGTGCTCCAGCACCTGCGCGAAGACCTGCATTGCACCGGCACCAAGGAAGGCTGTGCCGAGGGCGATTGCGGCGCCTGTACCGTCGTGGTCGGCTCCCTTGTCGATGGCAAGGTCGAGCTGAAAGCCGTCAATTCCTGCATCCAGCTGACCCCAACGCTGGACGGCAAGGCCCTGTTCACCGTCGAAGACCTGCAGCAGCCGAACGGCGACCTGCACCCGGTGCAGCAGGCACTGGTCGAATGCCATGGTTCGCAATGCGGCTTCTGTACCCCGGGCTTCGCCATGTCGCTGTGGGGCATGTACCTGAAAGTGGAAGGCCGCACGCCCGAGCGGAAAGAGATCGACGATTGCCTGTCCGGCAACCTGTGCCGCTGCACCGGCTACCGCCCCATCATCGATGCCGCGCGCCGCATGACGGAACTGCCGGCCGTAGATTTTGATACCACCGGACTGGCCGAACAGCTGCAGGCGCTGAAGCGCGACAAGCTGTCCACGTACGCCGCCAATGGCCAGACGTTCCACGCCCCGCGCACGCTGGAAGAACTGGCGCAGCTGCGCGCCGAACATCCCGCGGCCACGCTGCTCGCCGGCTCCACCGACGTGGGCCTGTGGATCACCAAGCAGATGCGCGCGCTGACCGACATCATCTACCTGGGCCACGTCGAAGCGCTGAAGAGCGTGACGCTGGATGCTGCGTCCCACGACCGTCCAATGCTGGAAATCGGCGCCGGCGTGGCGCTGGACGAAGCCTACGGCAAGCTGTGCGAATACTACCCGGCCGAGCTGTCCGAACTGCGCCAGCGTTTCGCCTCGCTGCCGATCCGCAATGCCGGCACCCTGGGCGGCAACGTGGCCAACGGTTCGCCGATCGGCGACTCGATGCCATGGATGATCGCGCTGGGCAGCGAAGTGGTGCTGCACAGTGCCGCCGGCGACCGCACGCTGCCGATGGACGCGTTCTACCTCGACTACATGAAGAAGGACATGCGGCCGGGCGAGTTCGTGCGCGCCGTGCGCGTGCCGCTGCCGCGCGCCAATGTTGCGTTCCGCACCTATAAACTGGCCAAGCGCTTCGACCAGGACATCTCGGCCGTGTGCGCCGCCTATGCCTTCGAACTCGATGGCGGCAAGGTCGTCGATGCCCACATCTGCTACGGCGGCATGGCCGGCACGCCAAAACGCGCCGCGCAGGCTGAAGCCGTGCTGAACGGCCGCGTGTGGAGCGAGGAAGCGCTGGCCGAAGCGATCGCCGCGCTGGCGCAGGATTACGCGCCGCTGACCGACATGCGCGCCTCCAGCACCTACCGCATGCGCACCGCGCAAAACCTGCTGCGCCGCTTCTGGCTGGAAACCCGTATCGATGCGCCGCTGGCGAATGCCGACGTAAACGCCTTTGCCGCTGCCTGA
- a CDS encoding carboxylesterase/lipase family protein, producing MKAASAGILLAAASTLAQGAGPVTTVKVDGGRIEGRIEDGVRVFKGIPFAAPPVGELRWQAPQPVRPWQGVRQAGDFGNRCMQLPLFSDMVFRSPGQSEDCLYLNVWAPASSGAGKKKALPVLVYIHGGGLATGDGSEPRYEGAAMAKQGIVALTINYRLGAFGFLAHPELTAESRYNASGNYGLMDQSAALAWVKKNIAAFGGDPAQVTIAGESAGSYSVSAQMIMPMSKGLFARAIGESGSVLGRRGAPPLAEAEKQGAAFAQGAGFATLKELRAAPAEALLEAQAKPGVPWFGIVTDGHVFDRAPLDTYAQGRQAKVPLLAGWNSQEMHAGAILDNQEPTPERFQAVLKKFYGNDAAAAARVYDYDVADAARDLSSDRWIVYGTWKWIDLHAKAAPTWRYYYSRPRPATVDGQPAATGAAHSAEIEYAMGNLDGNKVYAWTDEDRTVSRTMQGYFANFIKHGDPNGAGLPAWPKATQPGASVMRLDVQSGAYDPQDRARFEFHDRQAAKP from the coding sequence ATGAAAGCAGCCTCCGCCGGCATCCTGCTGGCCGCCGCAAGCACGCTCGCCCAGGGCGCTGGGCCCGTCACCACCGTCAAGGTCGACGGCGGCCGCATCGAAGGGCGCATCGAGGATGGCGTGCGCGTCTTCAAGGGCATTCCGTTCGCTGCGCCGCCGGTCGGCGAGCTGCGCTGGCAGGCCCCGCAGCCGGTCCGGCCGTGGCAGGGCGTGCGCCAGGCAGGGGATTTCGGCAACCGCTGCATGCAGCTGCCGCTGTTTTCCGACATGGTGTTCCGCTCGCCCGGCCAGTCCGAGGACTGCCTGTACCTGAACGTGTGGGCACCGGCCAGCTCCGGCGCGGGCAAGAAGAAGGCGCTGCCGGTGCTGGTCTACATCCACGGCGGGGGCCTGGCCACGGGCGATGGATCGGAGCCCCGCTACGAGGGCGCGGCGATGGCGAAGCAGGGCATCGTGGCGCTGACGATCAATTACCGCCTCGGCGCGTTCGGCTTCCTTGCCCATCCGGAGCTGACGGCCGAGAGCAGGTACAACGCGTCCGGCAATTATGGCCTGATGGACCAGTCGGCCGCCCTGGCGTGGGTGAAGAAGAATATCGCGGCCTTTGGCGGCGATCCGGCGCAGGTGACGATCGCCGGCGAATCGGCCGGCTCGTATTCGGTCAGCGCGCAGATGATCATGCCGATGTCGAAGGGCCTGTTCGCGCGCGCCATCGGCGAAAGTGGTTCGGTGCTGGGCCGGCGCGGTGCCCCGCCGCTGGCGGAAGCGGAAAAGCAGGGCGCGGCGTTCGCGCAAGGGGCCGGCTTCGCCACGCTGAAGGAGCTGCGCGCGGCGCCGGCCGAAGCCCTGCTGGAGGCACAGGCCAAGCCGGGCGTGCCGTGGTTCGGCATCGTCACCGATGGCCACGTGTTCGACCGCGCGCCGCTGGACACCTACGCGCAGGGCCGCCAGGCGAAGGTGCCGCTGCTGGCCGGCTGGAATTCGCAGGAAATGCACGCCGGCGCGATCCTGGACAACCAGGAACCGACGCCGGAACGCTTCCAGGCGGTGTTGAAAAAGTTCTACGGTAACGATGCGGCGGCCGCGGCCCGCGTGTATGACTACGACGTGGCCGATGCCGCGCGCGACCTGTCCAGCGACCGCTGGATCGTCTACGGCACGTGGAAATGGATCGACCTGCATGCCAAAGCGGCACCGACGTGGCGCTATTACTACAGCCGCCCGCGGCCGGCCACCGTCGATGGCCAGCCGGCAGCCACCGGTGCGGCCCATTCGGCGGAGATCGAATACGCGATGGGTAACCTGGACGGCAACAAGGTGTATGCCTGGACGGACGAGGACCGCACCGTGTCGCGCACCATGCAGGGCTATTTTGCCAACTTCATCAAGCATGGCGATCCGAACGGCGCCGGCCTGCCGGCCTGGCCGAAGGCCACCCAGCCGGGTGCCAGCGTGATGCGGCTCGACGTGCAGTCCGGCGCCTACGATCCGCAAGACCGCGCGCGCTTCGAGTTCCACGACCGGCAGGCCGCGAAACCCTAA
- a CDS encoding HlyC/CorC family transporter, with the protein MDNIPLWVQLAVLACLIFLSAFFAMAETALMAANRFRLRHEAKRGSRRALATLWLLERTERLLSLVLIANTLLNAMAIALVTAIAINRFGLDEQVIMVSTGVAVFALIVLTGIAPKIIGARYADQVVLPASLVLRPLLRAAGPLIWFVNLFVATLLRAFRVKPAANPHEAGLSADELRSLLLEAGNFMPPQHRSILLNLFDLDKISVEDVMTPRAQIEALNLALPASEIRRQLTACRHTKLPVHDGEINGITGILHVRRAVSLLNEEDELTAERIRALLSAPYFIPQDTAVFAQLQNFQDRRERLAIIVDEYGEVQGLVTLDDIIEEMIGEFTTPAPSAPRPEAFGWDSAGTCLLEGSTALRDINKRLGLNFPLDGPKTLNGLLLEYLQDIPDAPICVRIGNCIMEVVQVQNQRVKVAKLTHL; encoded by the coding sequence TTGGACAACATTCCCTTATGGGTACAGCTCGCTGTACTCGCCTGCCTGATCTTCCTGTCGGCTTTTTTCGCGATGGCCGAAACCGCCCTGATGGCGGCCAACCGGTTCCGTTTGCGCCATGAAGCGAAACGCGGCAGCCGCCGTGCGCTGGCCACGCTGTGGCTGCTGGAACGGACCGAGCGCCTCCTGTCGCTGGTATTGATCGCCAACACGCTGCTGAACGCCATGGCCATCGCGCTGGTGACGGCGATCGCCATCAACCGCTTCGGCCTCGATGAACAGGTGATCATGGTCTCGACCGGCGTGGCGGTGTTCGCGCTGATCGTGCTGACCGGGATCGCGCCGAAGATCATCGGCGCCCGCTATGCCGACCAGGTCGTGCTGCCGGCCAGCCTCGTGCTGCGCCCCCTGCTGCGCGCGGCCGGGCCGCTGATCTGGTTCGTCAACCTGTTCGTGGCAACGCTGCTGCGGGCGTTTCGCGTCAAGCCGGCCGCCAATCCCCACGAGGCGGGACTTTCGGCCGACGAATTGCGCTCGCTCCTGCTGGAAGCGGGCAATTTCATGCCGCCGCAGCACCGCAGCATCCTGCTCAACCTGTTCGACCTGGACAAGATCTCGGTCGAGGACGTGATGACGCCCCGCGCGCAGATCGAGGCGCTTAACCTCGCCTTGCCCGCCAGCGAAATCCGGCGGCAGCTGACGGCATGCCGGCACACCAAGCTGCCCGTCCACGATGGCGAGATCAACGGCATCACCGGCATCCTGCACGTGCGCCGGGCCGTTTCGCTGCTGAACGAGGAAGACGAGCTCACCGCGGAACGCATCCGCGCCCTGCTGTCCGCGCCTTATTTCATTCCGCAGGATACGGCCGTGTTCGCGCAACTGCAGAATTTCCAGGACCGCCGGGAACGGCTGGCGATCATCGTCGACGAGTACGGCGAGGTGCAAGGCCTCGTGACGCTGGACGATATCATCGAGGAAATGATTGGCGAATTCACCACGCCGGCACCCTCCGCGCCGCGGCCCGAGGCGTTCGGCTGGGACAGCGCGGGCACCTGCCTGCTCGAGGGCAGTACCGCGCTGCGCGACATCAACAAGCGGCTGGGACTAAACTTTCCGCTGGACGGGCCGAAAACACTGAACGGCTTGCTGCTTGAATACCTGCAGGACATTCCCGATGCGCCGATCTGCGTGCGCATTGGCAATTGCATCATGGAGGTTGTACAAGTGCAAAACCAGCGCGTGAAAGTCGCCAAATTGACACACCTGTGA
- the pilB gene encoding type IV-A pilus assembly ATPase PilB translates to MPGLARVLVQAGRLTTAQADALQKRAGTDKQPFIDVLLGSGIIGARDLAAFCSETFAYPMLDLHAISVAALPHKIIDEKLMQSGRVVALAKRGNKMSVAISDPTNTQALDQIKFQTESAVEPVIVPHDALLRLLHELGKSSAQLMDELAGAESEIQFAEDQEAAATEAPATDIEDAPIVRFLNKMLMDAVNMGASDLHFEPFEKFYRIRFRVDGVLVEHAQPPIAIKDKLVSRIKVLARLDISEKRVPQDGRMRLIVSPTKTLDLRISTLPTLFGEKTVMRILDATQAQMGIDALGYEPEQRALLLDAIQRPYGMVLVTGPTGSGKTVSLYTCLNILNKPGINISTAEDPAEINLPGVNQVNVNDKAGLTFPVALKSFLRQDPDIIMVGEIRDLETADIAIKAAQTGHMVFSTLHTNDAPSTLTRLMNMGVAPFNIASSVILITAQRLARRLCGCKQPLDIAEDKLISAGFRAEEVDGSWKPYGPVGCERCNGSGYKGRVGIYQIMPISPAIEALILAHGNAMQIAAQAQAEGVKSLRQSGLVKVKAGLTSLEEVLGCTNE, encoded by the coding sequence ATGCCGGGACTGGCACGGGTCCTGGTACAGGCCGGCCGCCTGACGACCGCGCAGGCGGATGCGCTGCAAAAGCGCGCGGGCACGGACAAGCAGCCCTTCATCGACGTGCTGCTCGGCAGCGGCATCATCGGCGCGCGCGACCTGGCGGCCTTCTGCTCCGAAACGTTCGCCTACCCGATGCTGGATCTGCACGCGATCAGCGTGGCCGCGCTGCCCCACAAGATCATCGACGAAAAACTGATGCAGAGCGGCCGCGTGGTGGCGCTGGCCAAGCGGGGCAACAAGATGTCGGTGGCGATTTCCGATCCCACCAACACGCAGGCGCTGGACCAGATCAAGTTCCAGACCGAATCGGCGGTGGAACCGGTGATCGTGCCGCACGATGCGCTGTTGCGGCTGCTGCACGAGCTCGGCAAGAGCAGCGCCCAGCTGATGGACGAACTGGCCGGCGCGGAAAGCGAGATCCAGTTCGCCGAAGACCAGGAAGCGGCGGCAACGGAGGCGCCGGCCACCGATATCGAGGATGCGCCGATCGTGCGCTTCCTGAACAAGATGCTGATGGATGCCGTGAACATGGGCGCCTCCGACCTGCACTTCGAGCCGTTCGAGAAGTTCTACCGGATCCGCTTCCGCGTCGACGGCGTGCTGGTCGAACACGCGCAGCCGCCGATCGCCATCAAGGACAAGCTGGTATCGCGCATCAAGGTGCTGGCCCGCCTGGACATCTCGGAAAAGCGCGTGCCGCAGGATGGCCGCATGCGGCTGATCGTGTCGCCCACCAAGACGCTCGACCTGCGTATCTCCACGCTGCCAACGCTGTTCGGCGAGAAGACCGTGATGCGTATCCTCGACGCCACGCAGGCGCAGATGGGCATCGATGCGCTGGGCTACGAACCGGAACAGCGCGCGCTGCTGCTCGATGCGATCCAGCGTCCGTACGGCATGGTGCTGGTCACGGGCCCCACCGGTTCGGGCAAGACGGTGTCGCTGTACACCTGCCTGAACATCCTGAACAAGCCGGGCATCAATATCTCGACGGCGGAAGATCCGGCCGAGATCAACCTGCCCGGCGTGAACCAGGTGAACGTGAACGACAAGGCCGGGCTGACCTTCCCGGTGGCGCTGAAATCGTTCCTGCGCCAGGATCCGGACATCATCATGGTCGGCGAGATCCGCGACCTGGAAACGGCCGATATCGCGATCAAGGCGGCGCAGACGGGCCACATGGTGTTCTCCACGCTGCACACCAACGATGCGCCCTCCACGCTGACGCGCCTGATGAACATGGGCGTGGCGCCGTTCAACATCGCCTCGTCGGTGATCCTGATCACGGCGCAGCGGCTGGCGCGCCGGCTGTGCGGCTGCAAGCAGCCGCTGGACATCGCCGAGGACAAGCTCATCAGCGCCGGTTTCCGCGCCGAGGAAGTCGACGGCAGCTGGAAGCCGTACGGCCCGGTGGGCTGCGAACGGTGCAACGGCTCCGGCTACAAGGGGCGCGTGGGCATCTACCAGATCATGCCCATCAGCCCGGCCATCGAGGCGCTGATCCTGGCGCACGGCAACGCGATGCAGATCGCCGCCCAGGCCCAGGCCGAAGGCGTGAAATCGCTGCGCCAGTCCGGCCTGGTGAAAGTGAAGGCGGGATTGACCAGCCTGGAAGAAGTGCTGGGCTGCACCAACGAATAG
- a CDS encoding type II secretion system F family protein, with protein MAHAGGIKESIFAWEGKDKTGKTVRGELRAGGEAVVNVTLRRQGIMVTKVKKKVYRSGKKVTDKDITLFTRQLATMMKAGVPLLQSFDIVGKGHANPAVSKLVMDLRSDIETGTSLNGAFRKFPLYFDPLFCNLVGAGEQAGILEDLLTRLAIYKEKTLAMKAKIKSALTYPIAILAVAFIVTAVIMIWVVPAFKEVFTSFGADLPTPTLVVMSISEFFVAWWYMIFGGLFAAVYFFFQAWRRSLSMQQAMDRLLLRLPVFGAVIRKATIARWTRTLSTMFAAGVPLVEALDSVGGASGNAVYLEATRNIQKEVSTGVSLTVAMQNVEVFPNMVTQMVAIGEESGALDSMLGKVADFFEEEVDEAVASLSSLMEPAIMVILGVLIGGLVVAMYLPIFKLGSVV; from the coding sequence ATGGCACACGCGGGCGGTATCAAGGAATCCATCTTTGCCTGGGAAGGCAAGGACAAGACGGGCAAGACCGTGCGCGGCGAACTGCGCGCGGGCGGCGAGGCGGTCGTCAACGTGACGCTGCGCCGCCAGGGCATCATGGTCACCAAGGTCAAGAAAAAGGTGTACCGCTCCGGCAAGAAGGTCACCGACAAGGACATCACCCTGTTCACGCGCCAGCTGGCGACGATGATGAAGGCCGGCGTGCCGCTGCTGCAATCGTTCGATATCGTCGGCAAGGGGCACGCCAATCCGGCCGTGTCGAAACTGGTGATGGACCTGCGCTCGGACATCGAGACCGGCACCAGCCTGAATGGCGCGTTCCGCAAGTTCCCGCTGTATTTCGACCCGCTGTTCTGCAACCTGGTGGGCGCCGGCGAACAGGCCGGCATCCTGGAAGACCTGCTGACGCGCCTGGCGATCTACAAGGAAAAGACGCTGGCGATGAAGGCCAAGATCAAGTCGGCGCTGACCTATCCGATCGCCATCCTGGCGGTGGCATTCATCGTCACGGCCGTGATCATGATCTGGGTGGTGCCGGCCTTCAAGGAGGTGTTCACCAGCTTCGGCGCGGATTTGCCGACGCCTACCCTGGTGGTGATGTCGATCTCGGAATTCTTCGTGGCCTGGTGGTACATGATCTTCGGCGGCCTGTTCGCCGCCGTATATTTCTTCTTCCAGGCCTGGCGCCGCTCGCTGTCCATGCAGCAGGCGATGGACCGCCTGCTGCTGAGGCTGCCGGTGTTCGGCGCCGTGATCAGGAAAGCCACCATTGCAAGGTGGACGCGCACGCTGTCGACCATGTTCGCGGCCGGCGTGCCGCTGGTCGAAGCGCTCGATTCCGTCGGCGGCGCCTCCGGGAATGCCGTCTACCTGGAAGCCACGCGCAATATCCAGAAAGAGGTGTCCACCGGGGTCAGCCTGACGGTGGCGATGCAGAACGTGGAAGTGTTTCCCAACATGGTGACGCAGATGGTGGCGATCGGCGAGGAATCCGGCGCGCTGGACAGCATGCTGGGCAAGGTCGCCGACTTCTTCGAGGAAGAAGTCGACGAGGCGGTGGCGTCGCTGTCGTCGCTGATGGAACCGGCCATCATGGTGATCCTGGGCGTGCTGATCGGCGGCCTGGTGGTGGCGATGTACCTGCCGATCTTCAAGCTCGGCTCGGTGGTGTAA